The Candidatus Polarisedimenticolaceae bacterium genome contains a region encoding:
- a CDS encoding cytochrome c biogenesis protein CcdA — MHALLERINEWGYALSETLQSQLDAGSAAAFFVVFLAGVLTSFTPCVYPMIPVTVTFIGGAAGGNRRRAVLLSSVYVLGMALIYAALGVVAALIGKTFGDWTRNPWVYGAVGLLIVGFGVAMLDIVTLRVPAFFGGLQRQGVRKGGVLGALLMGVAAGFVAAPCTAPVLGLLLTWVSTTRNVVRGSLLLFVFALGLGMLLLLLGIFSGMLSSLPRAGAWMDRIKKGFGVAMLLIGAWFLYLAVGMALASGGGA; from the coding sequence GTGCACGCTCTCCTCGAGCGCATCAACGAGTGGGGGTACGCCCTCAGCGAGACGCTGCAGTCGCAGCTCGACGCCGGATCCGCGGCCGCGTTCTTCGTGGTGTTCCTCGCCGGGGTGCTGACGAGCTTCACGCCTTGCGTCTACCCGATGATCCCGGTGACGGTGACGTTCATCGGAGGGGCCGCCGGCGGCAATCGGCGGCGCGCGGTGCTGCTCTCCTCGGTGTACGTGCTCGGGATGGCGCTGATCTACGCCGCACTCGGCGTGGTCGCGGCGCTGATCGGGAAGACGTTCGGCGACTGGACGCGCAACCCGTGGGTCTACGGTGCGGTCGGCCTGCTCATCGTGGGCTTCGGCGTGGCGATGCTCGACATCGTCACCCTCCGCGTGCCGGCGTTCTTCGGCGGCCTGCAGCGGCAGGGAGTCCGGAAAGGCGGGGTCCTCGGCGCGCTCCTGATGGGCGTCGCCGCGGGTTTCGTCGCCGCGCCGTGTACGGCACCGGTGCTCGGGCTGCTGCTGACGTGGGTCTCGACGACCCGCAACGTCGTCCGCGGGAGCCTGCTCCTCTTCGTGTTCGCGCTGGGGCTCGGGATGCTCCTGCTCCTGCTGGGCATCTTCTCGGGGATGCTCTCGAGTCTGCCTCGCGCGGGCGCATGGATGGACCGCATCAAGAAGGGTTTCGGCGTCGCGATGCTCCTGATCGGCGCGTGGTTCCTCTACCTGGCCGTCGGGATGGCGCTCGCCTCCGGCGGCGGCGCTTGA
- a CDS encoding TlpA disulfide reductase family protein, with protein MIGSGVLLGAALFAGVEVQEVSGGAAARLDAPDQGVLHVAVFATWCPPCVAELDRLAEWEARFGADGYRLVVLAIPERQSAERLRRFHDENHVPGRFLWDPAGRGLRALDVSGVPTHILLGPGGRELWRGGALEELGEAGLEALLAGQPPAEESR; from the coding sequence TTGATCGGATCCGGGGTCCTTCTCGGCGCCGCGCTGTTCGCCGGCGTCGAGGTTCAGGAGGTCTCCGGGGGTGCCGCCGCGCGTCTCGACGCGCCGGACCAGGGGGTGCTGCACGTGGCGGTCTTCGCGACGTGGTGCCCCCCGTGCGTCGCCGAGCTCGATCGCCTCGCGGAGTGGGAGGCCCGCTTCGGCGCGGACGGGTACCGGCTCGTGGTTCTCGCGATTCCCGAGCGGCAGAGCGCCGAGCGCCTCCGCCGTTTCCACGACGAAAACCACGTCCCCGGGCGGTTCCTGTGGGATCCGGCGGGCCGCGGGCTTCGGGCACTCGACGTCTCGGGCGTTCCCACCCACATTCTCCTCGGACCCGGCGGCCGCGAGCTCTGGAGGGGAGGAGCCCTCGAGGAGCTCGGCGAGGCCGGGCTCGAGGCGCTGCTCGCGGGGCAGCCGCCGGCGGAG